The Mytilus edulis chromosome 5, xbMytEdul2.2, whole genome shotgun sequence genomic interval ttattttgtgatgtCTGCTCAATCAAGCAGAGATAGATAATGTAGTATTAAATTGGCAAGAGatatactaaataataaaagCAGTAACCAGCAATCAAGGACATTATGTTAAAATAAGCAAATCCTGGCATATTGTATTAAAGTTTGCAATGAATCTATAGATAAAAATATCCACTATAAAGTTTGTATTTTTGAAAGAATGATCGATAAATGATTGCTCTGTGtcgtttattttattgttttgaagaAATGACAGTTCAAAACACAATATGAGTCAACATAATTTGTATGCCTCGAAGTACATAAACTTATAGTATTGTATCCTTTATATTGGTAGGCATTTAAAAGGGGTCATCGAATTTGTGTTTCCAATATTTATGTGTCACAAATAAGAAACTTAACAATTGATAAGAAGATTTCGATATACAATGCAGTTAAAACGTCATGATATCCCTTTTTTATAATTGTACTTTGCACAACGCTAAATATAAGTAGCAACGGTATTTGGGACCATACGTGTTCATTCTGAAAACTTGAATTGTTTGTACTGGATGCATAAACTTCAAAACAATCCGTAGGAAAAATAGTATATTGCCGGCTTATCtacattttcaacatttataaatcGGTTGGTCTATTAGAGCGACAAACTTTTTGTCACAGTGAAAGAGGAAGCACAGACTAGAAATTATAATATCTCCTTGACATCATAAGTCGGTCATAAAACTGAAAATGTCATCATaaacaaaactttaataaaaaaaatccatacagGTTTGTTTTTCAGAAGTAATTTGGACAAGTTAAACGCCAAATATGTCATAAAACAATATCTAAGCAATGActttaaaatacatttacatactCTTCCCATAACTGCGTCATTATAAGCAAAGACAAGAAGTAAACAACAAATGATTTAGTCAAGTGAAATGATTTTTGTATGGATACAGCTTCAGCAAATCTATTTAATTATATTCTACGGAAAGATGTATTTCTACTTCTTAAATAAATTATAGAATAAAGTAAGACGTGTACACATTTTACTGTTTTGACCACATACCTTATTTGAAGTAAAATGCGATAATTATCTCACTTcagattttataatttgaattttttcaaacctaattttgattaaataatttaaaacaatctctCTTAATAAACTATTGATATGGATTGAGTGAAATGACTGCGTAGTAATCGGTCCATATGTTTACCAGTAACTGGATTGGATTAAAAGCTTGCTGTCAACAAATTACCCAGATTTGATATGATTTGAATTGCAGACTGTGTCAACTTTACTGAAGCATCCATTTCCACAATGTCTGTGTATTCAACGagaaaaatatgcattttgtccATGCTTCCGCTACAGGCTACAATGTACAAGACAGACATACGTTCAAATATGTTTGTTATGTCGATTAGTGTGATTTTATTGGAAATCTTTGATATAATGTCCATGTTGTACGTGTAAATCTACAGTAAAAAGAGTTCATTTATGAAATCAtaatttttacatgtataattatcataaatataattaaatatcacATTATTTATCTTTATTACAGAATACACAAGTTGTTCGTCTTTGTTTTGTGCTGTTCAAGCAACACTGACTGTTTACCTGATTTGGAATATATCTATAACCAGTATGCTGCGACATGTGGCTTTCAGTTTTGTAATGTAACCGGTTTATCGCTGCCATATTATGATAGAGATTTAAAAGACATACATTCTGTATGTCCAACATGTAGTTGCGATAGATGTGTTCTAAACCAAAATTGCTGCCCAGACTTAGCATTACCCAAATAtaaggaaatttgtaaaaatgatgtTATATATAACCCGAAAAATCTGCtctcaaaatattatatttcaatgATCACAACATGCCCCAATGGCACCGATAAGAAACTGAGTAAACTGTGTGAAGATGACTCAAAACTTGCTTCTGATCTTTCATTGGTTCCGGTAACAAGTGTAACAAATACAACCTATAGGAATATTCATTGTGCGTTGTGTCATAATGAAACAGACACCGAGTCATGGACAGTAGACATCAATTGTAAAGAATTTGCAGATTTTAATTTCTTATCAAGTTTCGATGAAATAGCAGATATGGTTATAGAAAAGAAATGTACCGTTCGTTATGTCCAACAAAATGTCCATTACGAGGCTCATACATGCCAACCAATAAAGGAAGATCTGATTGGTCGTTGTAATATAACTGGTACCTGGCAAAACTATGATTATGATATCGATTGGGCTTGCGATTCATTTCAACTTccgtttgatatttataaaagtgTGTTCTGCCTTATTTGTAATCCTCCGCGGAAAGATTCAAATTCCACCGTCGTTTCATCTTGCATTCAGAGTGACGAGAGACTATTTAAGTCTAGATCCGTGGACGAAGCATGCATGGTTTATAATACAACTACCGTGACAGTCccatttaaaaatacattttgttactGGTGTAATAGACAAAATGATTTGTATCAATATGCTGATATCAAAGGAGATTTATCactaatatttgataaaaataatgatcaaattaaatacaaaataggTAGTGCCTATTTCATTGCtgatttcttagaaaaatatctTACTAGTTATATCAATAAATCAGGTATCCATGTGAATGAAGGAAAAAAACTTACTTCTCAACTTCTGTATTTCGACAATGACCGGCAAGTCAATATGTCTAATTTGATGTCCCTATACTCCCAATCATATGGTCCCGAACTTTGCGGAATCTACAATTTTAATCAAGAACAATTAACCGGTAACCAATCATTGCAGTGTTCCTGTTTTGCCAACTGTTCGGTTAATCGTGATTGTTGTATTGATTATGAACTTGACCAGCACTTGGATTGTTCCGGAGGAAATGTTATATCAAGTATGTGTCGTTATGCTGATCAAGGATTGAATGCGTACTGCTATGAGCGTGGCGAGTTGATGTATGATCTTCCAGTAAGCAAACATGACTCGAAAAGTCATTTCAGAAATATATTTTGTGCAATTTGTGCAGACGATTCGGTTAATATGCAACCTTTCGATGTCATGGCagttacacatttttttcaacCATGGGATATAGAAATTACTTGTTTAGCCACGAAGTCATTacagatttattttcaattcTCCGTAACTTCTATCTTAGCAGATGCTAACCAGAGAAACTGTGGTGTTAAATATAAACCAAATCAACGAAATCAAGTTCTTTGCGATGACACAGAAAACACAATAAAACTGTGCAATGTTTCAGGTACATGGCCTCGTTTTGATGAAGATGTCGTCTGGGCCTGTGAGAAACTGAATACGACATATCTCAAAAGTTATAAAGGTTATAAGAACATATTCTGTACACTTTGTAATCCTGATTTAGGATTCAAACCATCCACTACAACTACACCAAGTGAAGCAACAACCCCCTCTCATCATGAAAATATAGCCTGTACATCATGTTCCTACGCGGGAGGAGTTGTTACTACATTCAGGACGTTGTTTCTTATACCCACAGATACGGAGGTGACAATTACCGAGTGTAAAATCGGCCAAGTATTAGATAAACTTAATGTAAGTATAAGATGTAAATAATACGAAGATTCATTTTAATATCGTAAAATGAAACGGCTTTAATCACatccaaaatatttatttattttagcaaATACATTAGACatttagacattattttattataccAATCACGGGCCCTTGTCGTGcaacatacaaaaacatcataatacaatgattatataaaacattagtgaaatacacaatacGTAATACACAAAGTAATAAAGTGATAATATGAGCAATGTAGGATATAATTATGGTAAGAGGCATTGAGTGTGATGAGGCcgatttaatattaaaagaatatgatataaagtttattaatagggaaacaaaaaaaagttaaaatagaaCCAGAAATATAAATCTTATTCTgcagaataaataaaaaatcgaCATTTCCTTAGGAGATTCTTGCAATGAGACAGGAATACGAAATGTTTATAAATCAAACCAATATTGTCAGAACCTTAAATGAAACCACACTAATTTATTTACAAACCACTCTCACTCCTTCCTTAAAAAAACCCAACCCTCTCCGAAATATAACTTATTGAAATTTAACAACACCAGCGTAACTTTAAATTATGTCAAACAAAGCAAAACATCATTCATTTACAAGAGAGTAGCTCTTTCCTATTATTTTCAAACCTTTTCAAAATAACGGGTGTcacaggatctgattaccctatCGGGGCTCATGAGAACACCCCAGTcgttgatggggttcgtgtttccTAGTCTTCATTTTCTAAGTTGTATCTTGTGTActgttttttgtctgtttgtctttttcttttttagccatggtattgtcagtttattttcgatctatgagtttgactgtccctctggtaatTTCGCTCCTCTTTTAAAAAGGATTAATCGACTTGATGTAAATGGTATGGTTGAGACCCACAGTCTTGTGTTATTACTTATTAACACAACttcaagtgttttattttttgttttggagGAAGGGGTATATATTTCATCAATTCTTCGTATAAGGCATATGATTGCATGTCATTATATATTCTATGAAAATATAACAAGAGTAATAAGGATGTTAAGAAATATTTGTGTATAcgcttttaattatatatataaatcaacaaACTGTTACCCTAAATAACTTCAAGTGTTTCTGTTGCTCCGTTGTTTTCCTGTTATAGtcaatgtgtttccctcgattttagtttgttacccaaaTTTGTTTTATCCTTAACGATTTATGACTTGTGAACAGTGGTAAAACACTGTTGCCTATATTAATAAGCCTACGATTCCATGTCCAAAACTAACGGTCTTGTTATCAAGGCAATTTTTTCCTCTCTGTAACAGAAAtacacattatttatttttcagaacaaATGTAGAAACGTAACTTGTTCACCTGGATATGTCCTTGTCAATGCTTCTTGTACTCCACTGCTCCTGGTTACCAAACAGCTGGGCTATATATTACCGATCAGAATAGAATGCATTATAAATCTTGTGGCATATGATAAAATTTTAGAAGATATTACAAATGGATTAGAAGAATTCATTAAGAGTTATCTAACACTTGAGAAGAAACTAGATGTGGTTTCTTCGAACATGGTTACAAATATTTCTTGTGACACCAACGAAATAGTTGGCGTAGAGATATTGGCAAATTTAGAATTCTTCATCAAAGAAAGTGTATTTAGAAAAGACATTGAAACCAAGCTCGTACATCTAAGAGAAGAAATAGTTAACATCTCTAGTGATGATTTTCATATCAGTCTCAAAGTGAGTTTAGATCAGAGGGCAAGGAATACAAAGACAATGATAAACAACGCTGCACAGTTTACTGGGATGTGTTACTTATCAAAAACTGATTCAAAAGATGGACGGTCAcacaaattttatacatttagtCACGTGTCTGAGCTCCTTTTTTGTCAACAAGTAAACCTGGAAGAAGATGAAATAATTATAGATTCAACAGCTTCTTCATTCATCATTTTAAAGTCGACTAATATAAAAATACAGCAAGGGATGTTCAAACTCACAGCAAGTGGAGGAGCAAGAATATGCGTAGATACAATGAAATCGCTTAAAAAACCAGAAGTAGGCATTAATTACATACTCAATACTGTAACGACCATTGCCTCTGTCATATCCATGATATGTCTCTTTCTGACCTTTGTCACTTATTGTATATTTCCTAATTTAAGATCCATTCCAGGTAAAAATAACATGTCACTCGTATTTTCACTTTTCTTTTTACAAGCAGTTTTTACTTTCGGAGCTAGCAAAACTGACCATGatgttttttgtaaagtttttggTATAACTCTTCATTTCTTCCTTTTAAGTTCTTTCGCCTGTTTAAGTGTTTGTACCTTCCATATGTTCAAGGCATTTAGTACTATCAACACACCACATGACGCACACCACGAGAAACGAACTATgcttctatattttttatattcttattgtACACCAGCTGCTATCATAGTCATAAATATAACCGTTATATTATCACAGTATAACGACACAGGATAT includes:
- the LOC139525299 gene encoding uncharacterized protein, translating into MITTCPNGTDKKLSKLCEDDSKLASDLSLVPVTSVTNTTYRNIHCALCHNETDTESWTVDINCKEFADFNFLSSFDEIADMVIEKKCTVRYVQQNVHYEAHTCQPIKEDLIGRCNITGTWQNYDYDIDWACDSFQLPFDIYKSVFCLICNPPRKDSNSTVVSSCIQSDERLFKSRSVDEACMVYNTTTVTVPFKNTFCYWCNRQNDLYQYADIKGDLSLIFDKNNDQIKYKIGSAYFIADFLEKYLTSYINKSGIHVNEGKKLTSQLLYFDNDRQVNMSNLMSLYSQSYGPELCGIYNFNQEQLTGNQSLQCSCFANCSVNRDCCIDYELDQHLDCSGGNVISSMCRYADQGLNAYCYERGELMYDLPVSKHDSKSHFRNIFCAICADDSVNMQPFDVMAVTHFFQPWDIEITCLATKSLQIYFQFSVTSILADANQRNCGVKYKPNQRNQVLCDDTENTIKLCNVSGTWPRFDEDVVWACEKLNTTYLKSYKGYKNIFCTLCNPDLGFKPSTTTTPSEATTPSHHENIACTSCSYAGGVVTTFRTLFLIPTDTEVTITECKIGQVLDKLNNKCRNVTCSPGYVLVNASCTPLLLVTKQLGYILPIRIECIINLVAYDKILEDITNGLEEFIKSYLTLEKKLDVVSSNMVTNISCDTNEIVGVEILANLEFFIKESVFRKDIETKLVHLREEIVNISSDDFHISLKVSLDQRARNTKTMINNAAQFTGMCYLSKTDSKDGRSHKFYTFSHVSELLFCQQVNLEEDEIIIDSTASSFIILKSTNIKIQQGMFKLTASGGARICVDTMKSLKKPEVGINYILNTVTTIASVISMICLFLTFVTYCIFPNLRSIPGKNNMSLVFSLFFLQAVFTFGASKTDHDVFCKVFGITLHFFLLSSFACLSVCTFHMFKAFSTINTPHDAHHEKRTMLLYFLYSYCTPAAIIVINITVILSQYNDTGYGKRETICFLKNATSVIACLIIPVAVICGCNIIFFLMTMRKISMTPKMERSSTNKATRHNSVIYIKLFSLTGITWVLQIIDSFLVMTHLSIIISLFNALQGVYIFLSYTCNSRVANMYRNLFIRYTEDHDSNATKCTNISTFATEKHLKYLPNSGSASENTVL